In one window of Arthrobacter pascens DNA:
- a CDS encoding PucR family transcriptional regulator: protein MPVRLQDVLKHSTVAPADPVVRAGAALVPDTQLRWIHSSEVLDIAPLLEGGELLLTGGQALALAADDRRISYIRELAARGVAALAIETGKELPSIPSSMVSAAEAAGLPLIEFRKVVPFVGVMEAINSILVSESAAQLQQADRASHAMAVELAHGGSLDRILAVLADATGSEVVLTSTAGTALASAVAAGAAEESGSSTPGSGRDHANTIHIDVPVRGIPSARLTLHVAGEADANLARIAGARSVDILALALLQRMPPGLKEMAGAALIRAIDSGTQNWRLPELAPAAGIPASAQLVAVVVRSPGSKQLRMAVEKILDRAGQGSASYADNAELLALAVLRPDNPQDSRQKIVAGLQALDVPDGTVTAVGPMASGISSASWSLAEARLTLELADGSAGSGTGTGQRAAVLDSQAFAVERLAVHSVDETLRRDFVNQQLAGVLEHDAQRHSQLVETLRVWLDSGCNTAQAARELHVERQSMHQRLQRIFSLCGGDPRGTGRLAALHLAARLAALQSK from the coding sequence ATGCCGGTTCGGCTGCAAGATGTCTTGAAGCATTCGACGGTGGCCCCTGCCGACCCCGTAGTCCGCGCTGGGGCCGCCTTGGTCCCGGATACCCAGCTCCGTTGGATCCACTCCAGCGAAGTCCTGGACATCGCCCCGCTGCTGGAAGGCGGCGAGCTCCTCCTAACCGGCGGCCAGGCCCTTGCCCTGGCAGCCGATGACCGTCGCATCAGCTACATCCGGGAACTGGCCGCACGCGGTGTGGCCGCCTTGGCAATTGAGACCGGCAAGGAGCTGCCCTCCATTCCTTCCTCGATGGTCTCGGCCGCTGAAGCAGCTGGCCTTCCCCTGATTGAATTTCGCAAGGTGGTGCCCTTTGTCGGCGTGATGGAGGCGATCAATTCCATCCTGGTCAGTGAGTCAGCCGCCCAACTGCAGCAGGCTGACCGGGCGAGCCACGCGATGGCGGTGGAACTGGCCCACGGCGGCAGCCTGGACCGGATCCTTGCTGTCCTCGCCGATGCCACCGGCTCCGAGGTTGTTCTCACGTCGACGGCGGGAACCGCCTTGGCCAGCGCCGTGGCGGCAGGGGCGGCTGAGGAGTCAGGTTCTTCAACACCTGGCTCCGGCCGGGACCATGCCAACACCATCCATATCGACGTTCCCGTGCGGGGAATACCTTCCGCCCGCCTCACCCTCCATGTCGCCGGGGAGGCCGATGCCAACCTGGCGCGCATCGCCGGCGCCCGGTCCGTGGACATCCTGGCCCTGGCTCTGCTGCAGCGCATGCCCCCGGGACTCAAGGAAATGGCAGGCGCCGCCTTGATCCGTGCCATAGATTCCGGCACCCAGAACTGGAGGCTTCCCGAACTTGCTCCTGCTGCCGGCATCCCGGCGTCGGCGCAGCTGGTGGCCGTGGTGGTGCGATCTCCGGGATCAAAGCAGCTCAGGATGGCCGTGGAGAAGATTCTGGATCGGGCAGGGCAGGGCAGCGCCAGCTATGCAGACAATGCCGAACTGCTGGCGCTGGCCGTCCTTCGCCCCGACAATCCCCAGGACTCCCGGCAGAAGATCGTGGCCGGGCTGCAGGCGCTGGACGTGCCGGATGGCACGGTCACCGCGGTGGGCCCTATGGCCTCCGGGATATCCTCCGCCTCGTGGTCACTGGCGGAGGCCCGGCTCACGTTAGAACTCGCGGACGGCAGCGCCGGATCCGGCACGGGGACGGGCCAGCGTGCCGCCGTCCTGGACTCCCAGGCGTTCGCCGTCGAGCGGCTGGCCGTTCATTCCGTGGATGAAACGCTGCGACGGGACTTTGTGAACCAGCAGCTCGCGGGTGTCCTTGAGCACGACGCCCAGCGCCATTCGCAGCTGGTGGAAACGCTGAGGGTTTGGCTCGATTCGGGCTGCAACACAGCGCAGGCTGCACGTGAACTGCACGTCGAGCGGCAGTCGATGCACCAGCGCCTGCAGAGGATTTTTTCGCTCTGCGGGGGCGACCCCCGCGGCACCGGCCGGCTGGCCGCGCTGCACCTGGCCGCCCGGCTCGCCGCCCTGCAGTCGAAGTAG
- a CDS encoding purine-cytosine permease family protein, with protein sequence MQQQSATPGVEQSAHSEDYEAWLQPIPESHRTRKVSGQFWIWAGANLAPINWVLGALGIHLGLGFADTVTVLVLGNLIGMLLFGCFVLLGQKTGATGMVLARAAFGRRGNYLPAAIQALLVIGWCAVNTWIILDLVMALFGTLGWVDPTAHNYAWKIGVATTIMAAQVAIAWFGYKAIAAFEKWTVPPTIVILAVMSAVAWFGMKIDWAYAGPAGNVLEGSERIAAMSAVMTAIGIGWGITWFTYAADYSRFVSAEVPKRKVYLASVLGQFIPVVWLGILGASLATNSGEIDPGKLIVQNFGVLALPVLLMVLHGPIATNILNIYTFSVATQALDISISRRKLNLFVGVFSLAAVVFFIFQEDFAAVLDAWLIGLVAWVAAWGGVMLVHYFWIEKRWPGDPARLFDAVGTKRLPGVNFAGVISLLVGIFATWLFMYGLVPAMQGPVAVALGGWDLSWLAGGLASAATYAFLGPKFHRRFLDVPEPRPGIRESPLDLEDVPAAASSPTAL encoded by the coding sequence ATGCAACAGCAATCCGCAACGCCAGGAGTTGAGCAGTCCGCTCATTCCGAAGACTACGAAGCCTGGCTGCAGCCCATCCCCGAATCCCATCGAACGCGTAAGGTTTCAGGCCAGTTCTGGATCTGGGCCGGCGCCAACCTGGCACCCATCAACTGGGTATTGGGAGCCCTGGGAATCCATCTGGGACTGGGTTTCGCGGACACCGTCACTGTGCTGGTGCTGGGAAACCTGATCGGGATGCTGCTGTTCGGCTGCTTCGTCCTCCTCGGCCAGAAGACGGGGGCAACCGGCATGGTCCTTGCCCGGGCGGCATTCGGGCGGCGTGGAAACTACCTTCCCGCAGCCATCCAGGCGCTCCTGGTGATCGGCTGGTGCGCGGTCAACACCTGGATCATCCTGGACCTGGTTATGGCGCTCTTCGGAACGCTTGGCTGGGTGGATCCCACGGCGCACAACTACGCGTGGAAAATCGGCGTGGCCACCACCATCATGGCCGCCCAGGTAGCCATCGCCTGGTTCGGCTACAAGGCGATCGCCGCGTTCGAAAAGTGGACAGTCCCTCCCACCATCGTCATCCTGGCTGTAATGTCCGCAGTTGCCTGGTTCGGCATGAAGATCGACTGGGCCTACGCCGGCCCGGCAGGCAATGTGCTGGAAGGATCCGAGCGGATCGCTGCCATGAGCGCGGTGATGACTGCCATCGGCATCGGCTGGGGCATCACCTGGTTCACCTACGCCGCCGACTACTCCAGGTTTGTGAGCGCCGAAGTGCCCAAGCGGAAGGTCTACCTGGCGTCAGTGCTGGGCCAGTTCATTCCCGTCGTGTGGCTGGGAATCCTGGGCGCAAGCCTCGCAACCAACAGCGGTGAAATCGACCCCGGGAAACTGATTGTCCAGAACTTCGGTGTGCTGGCGCTGCCCGTGCTGCTGATGGTCCTCCACGGCCCCATCGCCACCAACATCCTGAATATCTACACCTTCTCCGTCGCGACCCAGGCCCTGGATATTTCCATCAGCCGCCGCAAGCTCAACCTTTTCGTCGGGGTCTTCTCCCTGGCCGCCGTCGTGTTCTTTATCTTCCAGGAAGACTTCGCGGCGGTGCTGGACGCCTGGCTGATCGGGCTCGTCGCCTGGGTTGCCGCCTGGGGCGGAGTGATGCTGGTCCACTACTTCTGGATCGAAAAGCGCTGGCCGGGCGATCCAGCGAGACTGTTCGACGCCGTCGGCACCAAACGGCTTCCCGGCGTCAACTTCGCAGGTGTCATCTCCCTCCTGGTCGGCATCTTCGCCACCTGGCTGTTCATGTACGGGCTGGTTCCCGCGATGCAGGGCCCTGTCGCCGTAGCCCTGGGCGGCTGGGACCTGTCCTGGCTGGCCGGCGGGCTGGCGAGCGCCGCCACCTACGCCTTCCTCGGCCCGAAGTTCCACCGCCGGTTTCTGGATGTCCCGGAGCCGCGGCCGGGCATAAGGGAGTCCCCCTTGGACCTCGAAGACGTTCCCGCTGCAGCCTCCTCCCCCACCGCCCTCTAG
- a CDS encoding polysaccharide deacetylase family protein, producing the protein MNMPAFPDSAHPISWPEGKQAAASFTFDVDAESCTIAHDPQCTRRMSLMTHQSYGPKVAVPRLLQILDRQDIRATFFVPGFTAESYPDTVRRIVDGGHEVAHHGYLHEPMQGIDAATEARYLDRGLEALAKAAGVEPVGYRAPWWELNWHSAALLADRGFLYDSSLLDGDAPYRFSVAPGDSRDLVEIPVDWALDDWEQYAFYPGVTGSGVIESPVKVLELWTLEAEAHHAAGSCFVLTNHPFISGRPSKAVALERLMERVRFMDGMWVTTLEQIAEHTRSSVTEIHSHARIEVPSFPDTGAVFTPAAVREGVSRLAQR; encoded by the coding sequence ATGAACATGCCAGCCTTCCCGGATTCCGCCCACCCGATCAGCTGGCCCGAGGGGAAGCAAGCGGCAGCGTCTTTCACCTTCGACGTCGACGCCGAATCCTGCACCATCGCCCATGACCCTCAATGCACCCGCCGGATGTCGCTCATGACGCACCAGTCCTACGGGCCGAAAGTGGCGGTTCCCCGCCTGCTGCAGATCCTCGACCGGCAAGACATCCGGGCAACGTTCTTCGTCCCGGGGTTCACGGCGGAATCCTATCCGGACACGGTGCGGCGCATCGTGGACGGCGGGCATGAAGTGGCCCACCACGGCTATCTGCACGAACCCATGCAGGGCATCGACGCCGCCACGGAGGCCCGCTACCTTGACCGGGGCCTCGAAGCGCTCGCCAAGGCCGCCGGCGTCGAACCTGTCGGTTACCGTGCACCCTGGTGGGAGCTGAACTGGCACTCTGCGGCGCTCCTGGCGGACCGTGGTTTCCTCTACGATTCAAGCCTGCTCGACGGCGACGCACCCTACCGCTTCAGCGTCGCCCCCGGCGACAGCCGGGATCTCGTGGAAATCCCGGTGGACTGGGCGCTGGACGACTGGGAGCAGTACGCCTTCTACCCCGGCGTCACCGGCAGCGGCGTGATCGAAAGCCCAGTCAAGGTGCTGGAGCTGTGGACCCTGGAGGCGGAAGCGCACCATGCAGCGGGAAGCTGTTTCGTCCTGACCAATCACCCGTTCATTTCCGGCCGCCCCTCCAAAGCCGTAGCCCTGGAGCGGCTGATGGAACGCGTCAGATTCATGGACGGAATGTGGGTCACCACCCTGGAACAAATAGCCGAACACACCCGCAGCTCCGTCACCGAGATCCATAGCCACGCCCGGATCGAGGTCCCCTCCTTTCCGGATACCGGCGCCGTCTTCACGCCAGCCGCTGTCCGCGAGGGCGTGAGCCGGTTGGCTCAGCGGTGA
- a CDS encoding phosphotransferase, with protein sequence MNGDSGTTLPHLDRPPSDEVLADFRAVGTVSKLPGGRGTAWKAGDVTLKPLDVLPEELLWQDEVARRHLGDSHLRLSLPIRSQSERLIVDGWTAFPYLAGEHSAGRWLEIAKIAREFAVIFSGVPRPAFVNMRTHAWARADRFAWSEDHDGLRVNAPYVADLLTARRPVSDPPALIHGDLTGNVLFDSSLPPAVIDLTLYWRPVECSVAVIAMDAVCFEGAALSLLETISPNPAFPQYLVRAALFRIVTDHFNGRPVSDYAPYDDAVSRILELITVQRQD encoded by the coding sequence GTGAACGGTGATTCCGGAACGACCCTGCCTCATCTTGACCGGCCTCCCTCCGATGAAGTCCTTGCCGACTTCCGGGCCGTCGGGACCGTGTCAAAGCTGCCGGGCGGCCGAGGAACTGCTTGGAAAGCCGGCGATGTAACGCTGAAGCCACTCGACGTGCTTCCGGAAGAATTGCTGTGGCAGGACGAGGTTGCCCGGAGGCACCTCGGGGACAGCCACTTGCGGCTGTCCCTTCCGATCAGAAGCCAGTCCGAGAGGTTGATTGTGGATGGCTGGACAGCGTTCCCGTACCTGGCCGGGGAGCACAGTGCGGGTCGATGGTTGGAGATCGCGAAAATTGCCCGTGAGTTCGCGGTGATTTTCTCGGGAGTGCCGCGCCCTGCGTTCGTCAATATGCGGACCCACGCCTGGGCAAGGGCGGACCGCTTCGCTTGGAGCGAGGACCATGACGGTCTGCGCGTCAATGCTCCCTACGTTGCGGACCTCCTGACCGCCCGCCGGCCCGTGTCCGATCCCCCCGCCCTCATCCATGGCGACCTGACTGGAAACGTCCTGTTCGACTCAAGCCTTCCACCGGCGGTTATCGACCTGACCCTGTACTGGCGTCCCGTCGAGTGTTCTGTCGCAGTCATCGCAATGGACGCTGTCTGTTTCGAGGGCGCTGCGCTGTCGCTCCTAGAGACGATCAGCCCAAACCCGGCTTTCCCTCAATACCTCGTCCGCGCGGCGCTGTTTCGCATCGTCACCGACCACTTCAATGGCAGGCCCGTCTCCGACTACGCCCCTTATGACGATGCTGTGAGCAGAATTCTTGAACTCATAACCGTCCAAAGACAGGACTAA
- a CDS encoding type II toxin-antitoxin system Phd/YefM family antitoxin, whose amino-acid sequence MTTISQYELRTQSSKILQRVKNGETIDVTNNGEITATLVPPSTLPFEHLLQTGQVRPAADGPVDFPALPRVTSATSTAETLDDLRGDR is encoded by the coding sequence ATGACAACCATTTCGCAGTACGAACTTCGCACTCAGAGCAGCAAGATCCTGCAGCGCGTCAAGAACGGCGAAACAATTGACGTCACGAACAACGGAGAAATAACCGCCACGTTGGTCCCACCCTCAACGTTGCCTTTTGAACATCTTCTCCAGACAGGTCAGGTGCGTCCCGCAGCGGACGGCCCCGTCGATTTCCCGGCTCTGCCCCGCGTCACCTCGGCGACGAGCACGGCAGAAACGTTGGATGACCTCCGCGGGGACCGTTGA